ATAATCTCGACATTATAGACAGATTTAAGGATTTTTTTAGCGATCGCTGCTGCGGCCACCCGGCCGATGGTTTCTCGGGCCGAAGATCTGCCTCCTCCTTTCCAGTTGCGAATGCCGTATTTTGCTTCGTAGGTGGCATCCCCATGGGAAGGTCGGAATTTCTCGGCCATTTCGTTGTAATCTTGCGAGCGAGCATCCTGATTCCGCACTAAAATAGCGATCGGTGTACCGAGGGTTTTGCCTTCAAAAACGCCCGAAATTATCTCACAAATGTCATTTTCCCGACGCGGGGTCACGATTCTGCTTTGTCCCGGTTTGCGACGGTCTAAATCGATTTGAATCTCCTCTTCGGAAATTTCTAAGCGCGGAGGACAACCATCGATAACCACTCCTACCCCACCCCCGTGAGATTCTCCAAAAGTGGAAACCCGAAATAGTCGTCCGAAAGTGTTACCCATAATCTCAATGTCTATTAAGCCTCAAGCTTTTATTGTACCTGAACGGTTATCAGTGATCAGTGATCAGTGATCGGATGTGAGTTTTTAGTGGACAGTCTTAAGTAGAAAATTGCCGTTTTCTTGTCACTAATACCATTTTTCAAAAGTAATCGCAGGGATGGTTAATTTCCCTTACCCCCAACCCCCCCAACCCCCCCGACATCGGGGAGGCAAGGGGGGAGAGGGGAGTAAAATGCCGGCTCTCTTATTCTTTGTGTGATAAGTTTAACTTATATAATACCGATCGATCTTTGTGTCCCTTGTGTCTTTGTGGTTCGTTCCATTTGCTCGCCAGCAGGAATGTATTTTAGAATACATTTTACCCACCAAACCCAAGAGAGTAAAATGGCTGCTACGAATAAAGGAAAATAGTATGATTACTGTTTACTGATCACTGTTCCCTGATAACTGAAAGGTCTTCTGTCTTCAGGTTAAGATGCCAAAAAAAGGCTATTCTTTACCTGATATAACCCGGCGAAAATTTGATGACTTCCTTGTTGGTTCACACTTACCCTTCTCTTGTCAAGGGTATTTTAATTAAACGTTACAAACGCTTTTTTGCCGATATACAATTGGACAACGGAGAATTAATTACGGCCCATTGCGCTAATACCGGACCGATGACAGATGTATGTGTAGAGGGTCAACCGGTTTATCTTTCTCGCAGTGATAACCCGAAGCGAAAATTAGCTTATACCTGGGAGATGATTCAACTGGGGGAGACTTGGGTGGGAGTTAATACCAATCTTCCTAATCAGGTGGTGAAAAATGCCCTGTTGCAGGGAGTTTTTCCCGATTTGGTCAAAAATGACACCGAGGTGCGATCGGAAGTGACCTACGGTCAAAATAACGGCAGTAGAATTGATTTTCTTTTGACCCATGCTGATAATTCCCTCACCTATATCGAGGTGAAAAATACCACTTGGAATCGGGGAGAAACGGCACTTTTTCCCGATACTGTCACCACGCGAGGACAGAAGCATTTAAACGAATTAATGGCTTTATTGCCGGCAGCGGAAGCGATTATGCTCTACTTTATTAATCGGGGTGATTGTTACCGATTTGCTCCGGGGGATAGTAAAGATGCTAAATACGGGCAGTTATTGCGTCAAGCAGTGGCTAAAGGAGTCAAGGTTTTACCCTGTCGCTTCCAAGTGACACCCACGGGAATTAATTATTTAGGTTTAGCAGAATTGCAACTGTGAAACCAGTGGTTTAGAGGGGCCAGCTTTTGACAAAATCCCCCAGACCGCAACTGACCTTGAAAAGCTTAGAGACACAGTTACCTGTGTCTCTACTGGGGATTTTGTCGATACATATTTGAGGTAATTTGTCAAGGTTTTTGATAACTAAATTCCGTGGCGCATTTTCTCTAATTTCTGTTGCACCTTAGCATCGAGAGAATGGAACAAAAAACGCCCTTTGGGACTTTGAGAAGAACTCTGGGATTTTCTCAGACGACGACCGGTTAAATCCACCTCGATTTCCAGACGTTGAGCGGAAATCCACTGGGCCCCATAACCCATAACGGTCATTTTTTGGGCATTATCAGAGGTAGCGACGATAATCCGTCCGATAGCTGGGGCGCGATCGTGCCAAAAATCGGCACAGGTTTTCTCGATATAGGTGTCGGCGGTTTGAGCGTGAGCGGTAAAATAAACCGATAAATGGTTAGTGTAGCGTTCCTGGCTGCTGGGGGTGTCTTGAAA
This Microcystis wesenbergii NRERC-220 DNA region includes the following protein-coding sequences:
- the sfsA gene encoding DNA/RNA nuclease SfsA — translated: MTSLLVHTYPSLVKGILIKRYKRFFADIQLDNGELITAHCANTGPMTDVCVEGQPVYLSRSDNPKRKLAYTWEMIQLGETWVGVNTNLPNQVVKNALLQGVFPDLVKNDTEVRSEVTYGQNNGSRIDFLLTHADNSLTYIEVKNTTWNRGETALFPDTVTTRGQKHLNELMALLPAAEAIMLYFINRGDCYRFAPGDSKDAKYGQLLRQAVAKGVKVLPCRFQVTPTGINYLGLAELQL
- a CDS encoding NYN domain-containing protein, producing MLNSSDRSLLLVDGYNVIGAWPSLKKISDRHGLEPARDKLIETLIGYTHHQGYQTQIVFDSYFQDTPSSQERYTNHLSVYFTAHAQTADTYIEKTCADFWHDRAPAIGRIIVATSDNAQKMTVMGYGAQWISAQRLEIEVDLTGRRLRKSQSSSQSPKGRFLFHSLDAKVQQKLEKMRHGI